A part of Bacillaceae bacterium S4-13-56 genomic DNA contains:
- the menC gene encoding o-succinylbenzoate synthase encodes MRLSHWNVYHFSLPLLHPFTTHQGSLQEREGIIVEGVSEDGQSGWGECVAFSTPFYTEETVDTAWFMLNDLLLSKISSDDPSNISHVFSQYQGHPMAKAAIEMAIWDLKAKQGNHPLYHYVGGIRDQISTGVVISLKENWKEKVDKYKEQGYQRYKLKINKENAYEHLNTFRTFYPDLPLMIDGNGAYRPDEMAAILALDDFKLLMIEQPFRAGDFYWHAQLQEKMKTSICLDESIKSYEDGKQAYFMRSGKSINIKIGRVGGWREALSLHQFLYEKKISLWVGGMVETGISKAHSLALASLPGFMIPGDLSPSDRFWDRDFVYPSIQINQGKISLPNKPGIGFEVDREFVEKQSIRKNKIKLMG; translated from the coding sequence ATGAGACTTTCCCATTGGAATGTTTATCATTTTTCATTGCCATTATTACACCCTTTCACAACACATCAAGGCAGCTTACAAGAGCGTGAGGGAATAATAGTAGAGGGCGTTAGTGAAGACGGACAAAGTGGGTGGGGGGAATGTGTGGCCTTTTCTACTCCTTTTTATACGGAAGAAACGGTTGACACTGCCTGGTTTATGCTAAATGACTTGCTTCTTTCGAAAATATCAAGTGATGATCCAAGTAATATATCCCATGTGTTTTCACAATACCAGGGGCACCCTATGGCAAAGGCTGCCATTGAAATGGCTATTTGGGACCTCAAGGCAAAGCAGGGAAATCACCCGTTGTATCATTATGTCGGTGGAATTAGGGATCAAATTTCCACAGGAGTTGTTATTAGCCTTAAGGAAAACTGGAAAGAAAAAGTAGATAAATACAAGGAGCAAGGATATCAAAGGTATAAGCTCAAAATAAACAAAGAAAATGCTTATGAACATCTGAACACCTTTCGGACTTTTTATCCTGATTTACCTTTAATGATTGACGGAAATGGTGCCTATCGGCCTGATGAAATGGCAGCTATTTTAGCTTTGGATGACTTTAAGTTATTGATGATTGAGCAGCCTTTTAGAGCAGGCGATTTTTATTGGCATGCACAGCTTCAAGAAAAAATGAAAACCTCAATCTGCCTAGATGAATCCATCAAGAGTTATGAGGACGGGAAACAAGCTTATTTTATGAGAAGTGGCAAATCAATAAATATCAAAATTGGGAGAGTGGGAGGCTGGAGAGAGGCCTTATCCCTTCATCAATTTCTTTATGAAAAAAAGATTTCTTTGTGGGTTGGTGGAATGGTTGAAACTGGAATTTCTAAGGCGCATAGTCTTGCTTTAGCCTCTCTACCCGGCTTTATGATACCGGGGGATCTCTCTCCATCAGATCGTTTTTGGGATCGTGATTTCGTCTATCCTTCCATTCAAATCAATCAAGGGAAAATATCCCTGCCAAACAAGCCAGGCATAGGATTTGAAGTGGACCGTGAATTTGTAGAGAAGCAATCTATTAGGAAAAACAAAATTAAATTGATGGGTTGA